The Streptomyces phaeolivaceus genome has a window encoding:
- a CDS encoding DUF3710 domain-containing protein translates to MFGRRKKKGSAEDAADAASEAEQVDGVAGEADGEADEVERERVRLEPEPRPDGPWDSTEVREPGEGRVDLGGIFVPGVDGMELRVEVAGDAIVAATVVLRDSAVQLQAFAAPKREGIWGEVREEIASGITQQGGVIDEVEGPLGWELRAQVPVQLPDGTGGFQVVRFVGVDGPRWFLRGVISGRGAVEPQTAGLLEQIFRDTVVVRGEGPMAPRDPIVLKLPNDAQMVPEGVQQEEQAGSRFSGGMGQLQRGPEITEVR, encoded by the coding sequence GTGTTCGGACGTCGCAAGAAGAAGGGTTCCGCCGAGGACGCGGCGGACGCGGCGAGCGAGGCCGAGCAGGTCGACGGCGTTGCCGGGGAAGCCGACGGCGAGGCGGACGAGGTCGAGCGGGAGCGCGTGCGGCTCGAACCCGAGCCGCGGCCGGACGGGCCGTGGGACAGCACCGAGGTGCGCGAGCCCGGCGAGGGCCGGGTGGACCTCGGCGGCATCTTCGTACCCGGGGTCGACGGCATGGAGCTGCGGGTCGAGGTCGCGGGCGACGCGATCGTCGCGGCGACCGTCGTGCTGCGGGACAGCGCGGTCCAGCTGCAGGCCTTCGCCGCACCCAAGCGCGAGGGCATCTGGGGCGAGGTCCGTGAGGAGATCGCCTCCGGCATCACCCAGCAGGGCGGTGTGATCGACGAGGTCGAGGGTCCGCTGGGCTGGGAGCTGCGCGCGCAGGTGCCGGTGCAGCTGCCGGACGGCACGGGCGGCTTCCAGGTCGTCCGGTTCGTCGGGGTGGACGGGCCCCGCTGGTTCCTGCGCGGAGTGATCTCCGGGCGGGGCGCGGTGGAGCCGCAGACCGCCGGGCTGCTGGAGCAGATCTTCCGGGACACGGTCGTCGTGCGCGGCGAGGGGCCCATGGCTCCGCGCGACCCGATCGTCCTGAAGCTGCCGAACGACGCGCAGATGGTCCCCGAGGGTGTCCAGCAGGAGGAGCAGGCCGGTTCCCGCTTCTCCGGCGGCATGGGGCAGCTGCAGCGCGGGCCGGAGATCACCGAGGTCCGCTAG
- a CDS encoding sensor histidine kinase, whose protein sequence is MGRGKLRIYLGAAPGVGKTYAMLSEAHRRIERGTDCVVAFVEHHGRPRTEVMLHGLEQIPRRELAYRDTVFTEMDVDAVLARRPRVALVDELAHTNVPGSRNDKRWQDVEELLTAGIDVISTVNIQHLESLGDVVESITGVRQRETVPDEVVRRADQIELVDMSPQALRRRMAHGNIYQPDKVDAALSNYFRPGNLTALRELALLWVADRVDEYLNAYRSEHQVSKIWGSRERIVVGLTGGPEGRTLIRRAVRLAEKGAGGEVMAVYIARSDGLTSASPKELTVQRTLVEDLGGTFHHVVGDDVPAALLAFARGVNATQIVLGVSRRRSWQYVFGPGVGATVARESGPDLDVHLITHDEAGKGRGLPVARGARLGRARMVWGWLVGTAGPLLLALLLANVETDLGLANDMLLFLSLTVAAALLGGLLPALAAAVLGSLLLNWFFTPPLHTLTVDDPTNIVAIAVFIGVAVAVASVVDLAARRTQQAARLRAESEILSFLAGSVLRGETSLEALLERVRETFGMESVALLERGSEVDPWTCAGSVGPRQVDRPEAADVDMPVGDHMALALSGRVLPAEDRRVLAAFAAQAAVVLDRRRLRQEADQAKELAEGNRIRTALLAAVSHDLRTPLAGIKASVSSLRSDDVAWSREDEAELLAGIEEGADRLDHLVGNLLDMSRLQTGTVSTLIREIDLDEVVPMALVGVPEGSVGLEIPESLPMVAVDPGLLERAVANVVENAVKYSPPGTPVQVSASALGARVEVRVTDRGPGVPDEAKDRIFAPFQRHGDAPRGTGVGLGLAVARGFAEAMGGTLDAEDTPGGGLTMVLTVRAAEQPSGPGTDPPVAPSGADTSASGAGSASAATSAAPAAASPTAGAGSVAGEGSSADTSTPGAGTAPEGTSAPVAASTAAGTSVPADTASPARTAARSDAAARSDAAVRSDAAGSAERRTT, encoded by the coding sequence ATGGGACGCGGAAAGCTTCGGATCTACCTCGGTGCGGCACCGGGCGTCGGCAAGACGTACGCCATGCTGTCCGAAGCGCACCGCCGGATCGAGCGCGGCACCGACTGCGTGGTGGCCTTCGTGGAGCACCACGGCCGCCCGCGCACCGAGGTGATGCTGCACGGTCTGGAGCAGATTCCGCGCCGGGAGCTCGCGTACCGGGACACGGTCTTCACCGAGATGGACGTGGACGCCGTCCTCGCCCGGCGGCCCCGGGTGGCCCTGGTGGACGAACTGGCCCACACCAATGTGCCGGGCTCGCGCAACGACAAGCGCTGGCAGGACGTCGAGGAACTCCTCACCGCCGGCATCGACGTGATATCGACCGTCAACATCCAGCACCTGGAGTCGCTCGGCGATGTCGTCGAGTCGATAACCGGTGTACGGCAGCGCGAGACCGTGCCCGATGAGGTGGTGCGGCGGGCGGATCAGATAGAGCTGGTCGACATGTCGCCCCAGGCGCTGCGGCGGCGGATGGCGCACGGGAACATCTACCAGCCGGACAAGGTCGACGCGGCCCTGTCGAACTACTTCCGGCCCGGGAACCTGACCGCGCTGCGGGAGCTGGCGCTGCTGTGGGTGGCGGACCGGGTGGACGAGTACCTCAACGCGTACCGCAGCGAGCACCAGGTGTCGAAGATCTGGGGCTCGCGGGAGCGGATCGTCGTCGGCCTCACCGGCGGTCCCGAGGGGCGGACCCTGATCCGGCGGGCCGTCCGGCTCGCGGAGAAGGGCGCGGGCGGCGAGGTCATGGCCGTCTACATCGCCCGCAGCGACGGGCTGACCTCCGCCTCGCCCAAGGAACTCACCGTCCAGCGCACCCTCGTCGAGGACCTCGGCGGCACCTTCCACCATGTCGTCGGCGACGACGTCCCGGCCGCGCTGCTCGCCTTCGCACGCGGGGTCAACGCCACCCAGATCGTGCTGGGTGTCTCGCGCCGCAGGAGCTGGCAGTACGTCTTCGGGCCGGGCGTGGGCGCGACCGTGGCCCGGGAGTCGGGGCCCGACCTGGACGTCCATCTGATCACCCACGACGAGGCGGGCAAGGGGCGCGGCCTGCCGGTCGCCCGGGGCGCGCGGCTCGGCCGGGCCCGGATGGTCTGGGGCTGGCTGGTCGGGACGGCCGGCCCCCTGCTGCTCGCGCTGCTGCTCGCCAACGTCGAGACCGACCTCGGTCTCGCCAACGACATGCTGCTGTTCCTGTCCCTGACGGTGGCCGCGGCCCTGCTGGGCGGGCTGCTGCCCGCCCTGGCCGCCGCCGTGCTGGGCTCGCTGCTGCTCAACTGGTTCTTCACCCCGCCGCTGCACACCCTGACGGTCGACGACCCGACGAACATCGTCGCCATCGCCGTCTTCATAGGGGTCGCGGTGGCGGTGGCGTCCGTGGTGGACCTCGCGGCCCGGCGCACCCAGCAGGCGGCCCGGCTGCGGGCCGAGTCGGAGATCCTGTCCTTCCTCGCGGGCAGCGTGCTGCGCGGCGAGACCAGCCTGGAGGCGCTGCTCGAACGGGTGCGCGAGACCTTCGGGATGGAGTCGGTGGCACTGCTGGAGCGCGGGAGCGAGGTCGACCCGTGGACCTGCGCGGGCAGTGTGGGGCCCCGGCAGGTGGACCGTCCGGAGGCCGCCGACGTGGACATGCCGGTCGGCGACCACATGGCGCTCGCCCTCTCCGGGCGCGTCCTGCCCGCAGAGGACCGCCGGGTACTGGCCGCGTTCGCCGCCCAGGCCGCCGTCGTACTGGACCGGCGGCGCCTGCGGCAGGAGGCCGACCAGGCCAAGGAGCTGGCCGAGGGCAACCGCATCCGCACCGCGCTGCTCGCCGCCGTCAGCCACGACCTGCGCACCCCGCTGGCCGGGATCAAGGCCTCCGTGTCGTCCCTGCGCTCCGACGACGTGGCCTGGTCGCGGGAGGACGAGGCCGAACTGCTCGCCGGGATCGAGGAGGGCGCCGACCGGCTCGACCACCTCGTGGGCAACCTCCTCGACATGTCCCGCCTGCAGACCGGCACGGTCAGCACGCTGATCCGCGAGATCGACCTCGACGAGGTGGTGCCGATGGCCCTCGTCGGAGTCCCCGAGGGCAGCGTCGGACTGGAGATCCCCGAGAGCCTGCCCATGGTCGCCGTCGACCCCGGGCTGCTGGAGCGCGCGGTCGCCAACGTCGTCGAGAACGCCGTCAAGTACAGCCCGCCCGGCACACCCGTCCAGGTCTCCGCCAGCGCCCTCGGCGCCCGGGTCGAGGTCCGGGTCACCGATCGCGGCCCCGGCGTCCCCGACGAGGCCAAGGACCGCATCTTCGCGCCCTTCCAGCGCCACGGCGACGCCCCGCGCGGCACCGGCGTCGGCCTGGGGCTCGCGGTCGCCCGGGGCTTCGCCGAGGCCATGGGCGGCACGCTCGACGCCGAGGACACCCCCGGCGGAGGACTCACCATGGTGCTGACCGTGCGGGCCGCGGAGCAGCCCTCCGGGCCGGGCACGGACCCACCGGTGGCCCCGTCCGGGGCGGACACGTCGGCGTCGGGGGCCGGGAGCGCGTCTGCGGCCACATCGGCGGCCCCGGCTGCCGCATCCCCGACGGCGGGGGCCGGTTCCGTGGCGGGCGAGGGTTCGTCAGCCGACACGTCGACACCGGGAGCGGGGACCGCCCCGGAGGGAACCTCCGCACCGGTTGCCGCGTCTACCGCGGCGGGCACGTCCGTACCGGCCGACACGGCTTCACCAGCACGTACGGCCGCACGGTCCGACGCGGCCGCACGGTCCGACGCGGCCGTACGGTCCGACGCGGCCGGATCCGCAGAGAGGCGAACCACATGA